One Hordeum vulgare subsp. vulgare chromosome 4H, MorexV3_pseudomolecules_assembly, whole genome shotgun sequence DNA window includes the following coding sequences:
- the LOC123446398 gene encoding integumentary mucin C.1-like: SPPTPTAPTTTTTTTTTTTTTTTTTTTTTTTTTTTTTTTTTTTTTTTTTTTTTTTTTTTTTTTTIRTTTTTTTTKTTPTPRPPAPPAPTNTTTITPSPPTPTAPTTTTTTTTTTTTTTTTTTTTTTTTTTTTTTTTTTTTTTTTTTTTTTTTTTTTTTTTTTTTTTT, translated from the exons tcaccaccaacaccaacagcaccgacaacaacaacaacaacaacaacaacaacaacaacaacaacaacaacaacaacaacaacgacgacgacgacgacgacgacgacgacaacaacaacaacaacaacaacaacaacaacaacaacaacaacaacaacaacaacaacaacaacaacaacaacaacaacaacaataagaacaacaacaacaacaacaacaacaaaaacaacaccaacaccaagaccaccagcaccaccagcac caacaaacacaacaacaataactccatcaccaccaacaccaacagcaccgacaacaacaacaacaacaacaacaacaacaacaacaacaacaacaacaacaacaacaacaacaacaacaacaacaacaacaacaa caacaacaacaacaacaacaacaacaacaacaacaacaacaacaacaacaacaacaacaacaacaacaacaacaacaacgacgacaacaacgacaacaacaaca
- the LOC123446395 gene encoding uncharacterized protein DDB_G0287625-like, with protein NNNNNNDNNKNNNNNNNNNNNNNNNNNNNNNNNNNNNNKNNNNNNNNKNYNNNNNNYDNNNNIIIHNNNNNNNNNNNNKNNNKNNNNNNNNNNNNNNNNNNINTTTNNNNDNNNNKNNNNNTNNNSYNNNKNYNNNNNSNNNNNYNNNNNNNNIHNNSNNNNNNNNNNNNNNNNSNKHNNNN; from the coding sequence aacaacaacaacaacaacgacaacaacaagaacaacaacaacaacaacaacaacaacaacaacaacaacaacaacaacaacaacaacaacaacaacaacaacaacaacaacaacaagaacaataacaacaacaataacaacaaaaactacaacaacaacaacaacaactacgacaacaacaacaacatcatcatccacaacaacaacaacaacaacaacaacaacaacaacaacaaaaacaacaacaaaaacaacaacaacaacaacaacaacaacaacaacaacaacaacaacaacaacaacatcaacaccaccaccaacaacaacaacgacaacaacaacaacaagaacaacaacaacaacaccaacaacaacagctacaacaacaacaaaaactacaacaacaacaacaacagcaacaacaacaacaactacaacaacaacaacaacaacaataacatccacaacaacagcaacaacaacaacaacaacaacaataacaacaacaacaacaacaacaatagcaacaaacacaacaacaataac